Proteins encoded by one window of Lacipirellulaceae bacterium:
- a CDS encoding SDR family oxidoreductase, with translation MIKRILVTGGAGFLGSHLCERLVAEGHDVLCLDNFFTSQKSNVDHLLDSHNFELIRHDITQPIFLEVDEIYNFACPAAPGHYQYNPIKTMKTSVLGAIHTLGLAKRCNAKVLQASTSEVYGDPEVHPQVESYRGCVNPVGTRACYDEGKRAAETLYCDYHRHNGVNVRIVRIFNTYGPRMHPYDGRVVSNFIRQALNNEDITIFGDGSQTRSFCYRDDLIEGIVRMMNGPDDFIGPVNIGNPGEFTIRDLAELTIELTGSKSKLVEMPLPSDDPTRRRPDITLAKKKLDWEPQVALKDGLAKTIEWFRSIDLSDYRPPTPNFI, from the coding sequence CTGATTAAACGCATTCTTGTCACCGGCGGCGCCGGGTTTTTGGGCTCGCATCTTTGCGAGCGGCTCGTTGCCGAAGGGCACGACGTGTTGTGTCTCGACAATTTCTTCACGAGTCAGAAGTCGAACGTCGACCATCTGCTGGATAGCCATAATTTCGAGCTGATCCGGCACGACATCACGCAGCCGATTTTCTTGGAAGTGGACGAGATCTACAACTTCGCCTGTCCAGCGGCTCCCGGGCATTATCAGTACAATCCGATTAAGACGATGAAGACGTCGGTCCTCGGCGCGATTCACACGCTCGGCCTCGCCAAGCGTTGCAACGCGAAGGTGCTGCAAGCTTCGACGAGCGAAGTCTATGGCGACCCCGAAGTTCATCCGCAAGTCGAGAGCTACCGGGGGTGCGTGAACCCCGTTGGCACACGTGCTTGTTACGACGAAGGAAAGCGAGCGGCGGAGACTCTTTATTGCGATTACCATCGCCACAACGGCGTCAACGTGCGGATCGTGCGGATCTTCAACACGTATGGACCGCGAATGCACCCCTACGATGGGCGCGTTGTTTCAAACTTCATTCGTCAGGCTCTGAATAACGAGGATATCACGATTTTTGGCGATGGCAGCCAGACGCGCTCGTTCTGCTACCGCGACGATCTAATCGAAGGGATCGTCCGCATGATGAACGGGCCGGACGATTTCATCGGGCCGGTAAACATTGGCAACCCGGGCGAGTTCACGATTCGCGACTTGGCAGAGCTTACGATCGAGTTGACCGGCTCCAAGTCAAAGTTGGTCGAAATGCCGCTCCCTTCGGACGACCCGACACGCCGGCGACCCGACATTACGCTGGCGAAAAAAAAGCTCGACTGGGAACCCCAGGTTGCACTCAAAGACGGGCTGGCGAAGACGATCGAATGGTTCCGGTCGATTGACCTTTCGGATTATCGCCCACCAACACCGAACTTTATTTAG
- the dnaE gene encoding DNA polymerase III subunit alpha: MPSAPSFVHLHCHSHYSLLDGASPIKGLVGRAKELGMNALALTDHGNLYGSLQFYQAAKDAGINPVLGYEAYVAPGSRLDHSGAASSKAASYHLTLLAKNATGFRNLVKMASSAYLEGFYHKPRIDRELLEQYNEGIICLSGCVSGEFSRALLNGSEPPLEEQIVNATEIATWFHEVFGDRYFIEVQDNGVEIQRLAKEAAVIVANRMGLPLVATSDAHYVNQEDAEAQDVLLCINTGKFRTDTNRMKMEGDQFFLRSAEQMFEALPDMEEALGRSQEIANSVDIDLELGKRHFPTFQPPPNPDNTEKSSKEYLYELCLEGLKERYAKVPHRWTNDDPGTEQLSQEVHDRLDRELGVINKLGFPDYFLIVWDFVRFAVEEDIPCTARGSGVGSLVCYALKMSHVCPLEYDLLFERFLDENRLEAPDIDIDFCKERRGEVIQYVKDKYGEANVAQIGTFGTLAARAAIRDVGRTMSIPIYRVDQIVGMVPDKLGISLDEALETSDELKKTYEADPEIRELLDLARKIEGLARNVGTHAAAVVISEKPVDEYVPLQRVKGKTEIITQWAMKDVEDAGLLKMDFLGLRNLTILARTVDLIEQSQGKRIDPHEFPLDDKESFAVLCRGETKGIFQLESGGIRDLLQRMKPDHFRDIIATAALYRPGPLEGGMVDQYIEVKHGRKEAEYPHPVMEEVLTETHGVMVYQEQVMRILNRLGGIQLSNAYTCIKAISKKKLPMIAKYREEFIQGASDQGLDKKKAVELFEMIEKFAGYGFNKSHSTAYALIAYQTAYLKAHFPVEFMAALLSCDIPGRNFKSKDSLVEHLEDCRRMEIDVVAPNVNHGEPEFKVEGEKIHFGLSAVKACGGSAAESIQAEREANGPYKSIFDFCERLDATDCNRAAIEALVKSGAFDELGGHRAQYLAALDRAMQAGQAAAANRKSGQKGLFDEVEEEETTSDAALDLPAITAWPEKEQLVLEKEVLGFYLSSHPLAEYEQTLRAFCTHTSKSLVSLQHRDEVLMGGMLAAIKMSHTKNPRPGQVHTKYAMWDLEDLDGITRCIMWPEQFAEYGEHVAGDAILAIKGKVDRRPGAEEVNLIVDELIPIAELPERYSSGVVIRVEEAKHGQDSLKQLREILRGYPGRKKLKLRLDLAGGGQVWLDSQWGGVDLTAECRSRVDNLLGEGNLHLQTSRPQMSQRNGGRKNRQNGRG, encoded by the coding sequence ATGCCGTCTGCTCCTTCATTCGTTCATCTTCACTGTCACAGCCACTATAGCCTGCTTGATGGGGCTAGCCCGATTAAGGGGCTTGTCGGCCGGGCCAAAGAGCTGGGGATGAATGCGCTGGCGCTCACCGACCACGGGAATCTCTACGGCTCGCTGCAGTTTTACCAGGCCGCCAAGGACGCGGGGATCAATCCGGTCCTCGGGTACGAGGCCTACGTTGCTCCCGGCAGCCGGCTGGACCACAGTGGTGCGGCTTCGAGCAAGGCGGCCAGTTACCACCTCACGTTGCTCGCCAAGAACGCCACAGGCTTTCGCAACCTCGTGAAAATGGCCAGCAGCGCCTATCTGGAAGGGTTCTATCACAAGCCGCGGATCGATCGCGAGCTGCTGGAGCAATACAACGAAGGGATTATCTGCCTCTCAGGGTGCGTCTCCGGTGAATTCTCGCGGGCGCTGCTCAATGGCAGCGAGCCGCCGTTGGAAGAACAGATCGTCAATGCGACCGAGATCGCTACTTGGTTCCATGAAGTCTTCGGCGACCGCTACTTTATCGAAGTGCAGGACAACGGCGTCGAGATCCAACGCCTTGCCAAAGAGGCCGCAGTGATCGTCGCCAATCGGATGGGCCTGCCGTTGGTCGCGACCAGTGATGCGCATTACGTGAATCAGGAGGATGCCGAAGCTCAGGACGTGCTGCTCTGCATCAATACTGGTAAATTCCGCACCGACACGAACCGCATGAAGATGGAGGGGGATCAGTTTTTCCTTCGCAGTGCGGAACAGATGTTCGAAGCGCTGCCCGACATGGAGGAAGCCCTCGGTCGCTCGCAAGAAATTGCCAATTCGGTGGACATCGACCTAGAGCTAGGCAAACGGCATTTCCCGACGTTCCAACCGCCCCCCAATCCTGACAACACCGAGAAAAGCTCGAAAGAGTATCTCTATGAGCTTTGTCTCGAAGGTCTGAAAGAACGCTACGCCAAGGTGCCACATCGTTGGACGAATGACGATCCGGGCACTGAGCAGCTATCCCAGGAGGTTCACGACCGGCTTGATCGCGAACTGGGCGTCATCAACAAGCTCGGCTTCCCGGACTACTTCTTGATCGTCTGGGACTTTGTGCGTTTTGCCGTCGAAGAAGACATTCCCTGTACGGCCCGTGGCTCCGGTGTGGGTTCGCTCGTCTGCTACGCCCTCAAGATGAGCCACGTCTGCCCGCTGGAGTACGACCTGCTGTTCGAACGGTTCCTCGACGAGAATCGCCTCGAAGCGCCCGATATCGATATCGACTTCTGTAAGGAACGTCGCGGCGAAGTCATTCAGTACGTGAAGGACAAGTACGGCGAGGCCAACGTCGCTCAAATCGGCACATTCGGAACGCTTGCCGCGCGGGCGGCCATCCGTGACGTGGGCCGGACGATGAGCATCCCCATCTACCGTGTCGATCAAATCGTCGGCATGGTGCCCGATAAACTGGGAATCTCGCTCGACGAGGCGCTCGAAACCTCCGACGAGCTGAAGAAGACGTACGAAGCCGATCCGGAGATTCGCGAACTACTGGACCTCGCTCGCAAGATTGAAGGTCTCGCGCGCAACGTTGGCACGCACGCCGCGGCAGTGGTGATCTCCGAGAAGCCCGTCGATGAGTACGTCCCACTCCAACGCGTTAAAGGCAAGACAGAAATCATCACCCAATGGGCGATGAAAGATGTTGAGGACGCGGGCCTGTTGAAAATGGATTTTCTGGGCCTCCGCAACCTGACGATCCTCGCCCGCACGGTCGATTTGATTGAGCAGTCGCAAGGTAAGCGAATCGATCCGCATGAGTTCCCTTTGGACGACAAGGAAAGCTTCGCGGTCCTTTGCCGTGGGGAGACGAAAGGCATCTTCCAGCTCGAATCGGGCGGTATTCGCGATTTGCTGCAACGGATGAAGCCTGACCACTTCCGCGACATCATCGCCACCGCCGCCCTCTACCGGCCGGGGCCGCTTGAAGGCGGCATGGTCGATCAGTACATCGAAGTGAAGCATGGCCGTAAGGAGGCCGAGTATCCTCATCCGGTGATGGAGGAAGTCCTCACTGAGACCCACGGCGTGATGGTCTATCAAGAGCAGGTCATGCGGATTCTCAACCGTCTGGGCGGCATCCAACTTTCCAACGCGTACACGTGCATCAAAGCGATCAGCAAGAAAAAGCTGCCGATGATCGCCAAGTACCGAGAGGAGTTCATTCAAGGGGCAAGCGATCAGGGGCTCGACAAGAAAAAAGCCGTTGAGCTGTTCGAGATGATCGAAAAGTTCGCCGGTTACGGCTTCAACAAGAGCCATTCGACCGCCTACGCACTGATCGCCTACCAAACGGCCTACTTGAAGGCACACTTTCCGGTCGAGTTCATGGCCGCGCTGCTTTCCTGCGACATCCCCGGGCGGAACTTCAAGAGTAAGGACTCACTTGTTGAGCATCTGGAAGACTGCCGCCGGATGGAGATCGATGTTGTCGCGCCGAACGTCAATCACGGAGAGCCCGAGTTCAAAGTCGAAGGCGAGAAGATCCACTTCGGGCTCAGTGCCGTAAAAGCATGTGGAGGCTCGGCGGCAGAATCGATTCAGGCGGAGCGTGAGGCGAACGGACCCTACAAGAGCATTTTCGATTTCTGCGAACGACTTGACGCGACCGATTGCAATCGAGCGGCGATTGAAGCGCTAGTCAAAAGCGGCGCGTTCGACGAGCTGGGCGGCCACCGGGCACAGTACCTAGCCGCTCTTGATCGAGCGATGCAAGCCGGTCAAGCAGCCGCTGCTAATCGCAAGAGTGGGCAGAAGGGGCTTTTCGACGAAGTGGAAGAGGAGGAAACCACCTCCGACGCCGCGCTGGACCTTCCAGCCATCACCGCTTGGCCAGAGAAGGAACAGTTAGTGCTGGAGAAAGAAGTGCTGGGGTTCTATCTCAGCAGTCATCCGCTGGCGGAATACGAGCAGACTCTTCGAGCTTTCTGCACGCACACCAGCAAGTCGCTTGTGTCGCTGCAACACCGGGATGAGGTCTTGATGGGAGGCATGCTCGCGGCGATCAAAATGTCGCACACGAAGAATCCCCGCCCTGGTCAGGTTCACACGAAGTACGCCATGTGGGATCTCGAAGACCTCGATGGCATTACCCGCTGCATCATGTGGCCAGAGCAATTTGCCGAATACGGCGAGCATGTCGCGGGCGACGCGATCCTGGCGATCAAAGGTAAGGTCGATCGACGCCCGGGGGCAGAAGAGGTGAACCTGATCGTCGACGAGTTGATCCCGATTGCCGAGTTACCTGAGCGATACAGCAGCGGGGTGGTGATTCGCGTCGAAGAGGCTAAGCACGGCCAGGATTCACTCAAACAGCTCCGTGAGATCCTCCGCGGGTATCCCGGACGGAAGAAACTCAAACTGCGACTCGACTTGGCCGGCGGCGGCCAAGTTTGGCTCGATAGCCAGTGGGGCGGCGTTGATCTGACCGCCGAATGCCGCAGCCGGGTTGATAATCTGCTGGGCGAGGGCAACCTGCACCTGCAGACTTCCCGGCCCCAGATGAGCCAACGCAATGGTGGCCGAAAGAATCGGCAAAATGGGCGTGGCTGA
- a CDS encoding FHA domain-containing protein, translated as MADGGITLRVLDGADRGDVYSDLETPITIGREEGNTVQLHDERISRFHLKIQEDRDKLVLTDLESTNGTRVNGEDTHLRILRYGDVITLGRSVVLFGTREQIAARLEELREGLGDTNELAADEIAKRANDSQSLSFEFKLGASEDLQSTLHIPGPPDLPENLSPGQAAQVSELLEYLHLRARQLLQNAVVEEESSRVEIPLVYWQDLLEMQSQLAEYLRSIGEPGGA; from the coding sequence GTGGCTGACGGCGGAATCACGTTACGTGTTCTCGATGGGGCGGATCGAGGCGACGTTTACTCGGACCTGGAAACCCCTATCACGATCGGTCGTGAAGAAGGGAACACCGTCCAGTTGCACGACGAGCGGATCAGCCGCTTCCATCTGAAGATTCAGGAGGACCGCGACAAGCTGGTCCTCACCGATCTGGAAAGCACCAACGGCACCCGCGTTAATGGCGAGGATACGCATCTCAGGATCCTTCGCTATGGCGATGTCATCACCTTGGGGCGTTCGGTCGTCCTGTTCGGCACCCGCGAACAGATCGCCGCTCGCTTAGAGGAACTGCGTGAAGGCCTGGGCGACACCAACGAGCTGGCCGCGGACGAAATTGCTAAGCGTGCGAACGATTCGCAGTCGCTCAGCTTCGAGTTTAAGCTTGGCGCTTCGGAAGACCTGCAAAGCACGCTCCACATCCCCGGCCCACCCGATCTGCCGGAGAACCTCAGCCCGGGGCAAGCAGCTCAAGTTTCTGAGTTGCTGGAGTATCTGCACCTCCGCGCCCGGCAGCTCTTGCAAAATGCCGTTGTGGAAGAGGAATCCAGCCGCGTCGAAATTCCGCTGGTCTACTGGCAGGACTTGCTGGAAATGCAATCACAGTTGGCCGAGTACCTGCGGTCGATTGGCGAGCCGGGCGGTGCTTAA
- a CDS encoding pilus assembly protein TadG-related protein, which yields MNTGKPSFLRTSRGQRKGAITVLAALMTVCMLAMVAFTVDVGYILSSEQELQRTADSAALAACWEYAKNRAHDNNQYDSINAGRLVAAQYAGLNRIGGAATQIDPNLSNSTSGDITYGRIDDLYTADPTVDTYSTKDFNAVTVRIRKNENINGKVPLFFAKIFGLSGQEIRGEATAAYTAGISGLSVPGHGGNIDLLPFALDEDTWNDLLAGYAPDNWAWDAETGAISSGSDGILEVNLYPQGTGSPGNRGTVDIGGSNNSTNDIARQILYGVSPTDMAHHNGVLEFDANGELELNGDTGISAGVKDELKAIKGQPRIIPIFSRVHGPGNNAQYTIVKWAGIRILDVKLTGPMNKKRVIVQPAPMVVEGVIPGKDDESDYVYSPVVLVN from the coding sequence ATGAACACTGGCAAGCCAAGCTTTCTTCGAACTAGCAGGGGGCAACGCAAGGGCGCGATTACCGTCCTCGCAGCGCTAATGACCGTTTGCATGTTGGCAATGGTCGCCTTCACGGTTGACGTGGGCTATATCCTTTCTAGCGAACAGGAATTACAACGCACCGCAGATTCTGCAGCGCTGGCCGCTTGCTGGGAGTATGCTAAGAATCGAGCGCACGACAACAATCAGTACGATTCGATCAATGCGGGACGCCTTGTAGCCGCCCAGTATGCGGGCTTGAATCGAATCGGCGGTGCTGCAACGCAGATTGATCCGAACCTCAGCAACAGTACGTCTGGAGACATCACTTACGGTCGAATCGATGATCTCTACACTGCTGATCCGACGGTCGATACGTATAGCACGAAGGACTTCAATGCAGTCACAGTAAGGATTCGGAAGAACGAGAACATCAACGGCAAAGTCCCCTTGTTCTTTGCTAAGATCTTCGGCCTCTCTGGTCAGGAGATTCGCGGTGAAGCCACAGCTGCCTATACCGCAGGCATTTCCGGGCTTTCCGTGCCTGGGCATGGCGGCAATATCGACCTGCTTCCCTTCGCGCTCGATGAAGACACCTGGAACGATTTGCTGGCCGGCTATGCTCCCGATAATTGGGCATGGGATGCCGAAACAGGTGCGATCTCCAGCGGTTCTGATGGCATTCTCGAAGTGAACCTGTATCCGCAAGGGACGGGTTCACCTGGCAATCGAGGTACCGTAGATATCGGCGGCAGTAACAACAGCACCAACGACATCGCCCGACAGATTCTCTACGGAGTTTCTCCAACCGATATGGCCCACCACAATGGTGTGCTAGAGTTTGATGCCAACGGAGAACTGGAGCTCAATGGTGACACCGGCATTAGTGCGGGTGTCAAAGACGAATTGAAGGCCATCAAAGGCCAGCCACGTATCATCCCCATTTTCTCTCGCGTTCACGGACCGGGCAACAACGCTCAGTACACCATCGTCAAGTGGGCCGGCATCCGTATCTTGGACGTCAAGCTTACCGGTCCGATGAACAAGAAAAGAGTGATTGTCCAACCTGCCCCTATGGTTGTTGAAGGAGTCATTCCTGGTAAGGACGACGAGAGCGACTACGTCTACTCGCCAGTCGTCCTCGTGAACTAG
- a CDS encoding pilus assembly protein: MRFLTNRRTRDASGRIQRSSLRGYRAAERRGASVVEFALVAPIFFMLVLGMIEVGRALMVQQVITNASRVGARKAITLSGTQSNTITRVEDYATNTGVPGVTVTVSPDPAATDPGDEITVHVSVDFANVSWMPSPWFMGGVSLQASSVMRKEGF, translated from the coding sequence ATGAGATTTCTCACTAATCGACGCACTCGTGACGCCTCAGGGAGGATCCAACGATCTTCGCTTCGTGGCTATCGAGCAGCGGAACGACGGGGAGCTTCCGTGGTTGAATTCGCCTTGGTCGCTCCCATCTTCTTCATGCTCGTTTTGGGCATGATCGAAGTAGGACGGGCGCTCATGGTCCAACAGGTGATTACCAATGCCTCACGCGTGGGAGCTAGGAAGGCCATCACGCTGTCAGGGACCCAGTCGAACACGATCACCAGGGTTGAAGATTATGCCACTAACACCGGCGTTCCGGGCGTCACAGTGACCGTCAGCCCAGACCCTGCCGCCACGGACCCTGGCGACGAGATTACCGTTCACGTATCGGTCGACTTTGCGAACGTCAGTTGGATGCCTTCGCCTTGGTTTATGGGAGGAGTGTCTTTACAGGCGTCTTCCGTGATGCGTAAAGAAGGCTTCTGA
- a CDS encoding pilus assembly protein: protein MLCSRKTDRSPNRRGTTVVEAAFVLPVLFFLVFAIIEFGHAQMVANLMQSAARSGARLGSTEGISSAQVNQRVIDTIGSAVDTSSLNIFVNDASSMDNPTAGEQTVEQIESMPALEVQDAEPRQLFVVRATIPYNDIALVPMPFMNGVILGGQSFMRHE, encoded by the coding sequence ATGCTATGCTCTCGAAAAACTGATCGTTCGCCCAATCGCCGTGGAACCACGGTGGTAGAAGCAGCCTTCGTGTTGCCAGTCCTCTTCTTTTTAGTCTTTGCGATCATCGAGTTCGGTCACGCTCAGATGGTGGCCAATCTGATGCAAAGCGCTGCCCGGAGCGGAGCCCGTTTGGGTTCCACCGAAGGTATCTCTTCTGCTCAAGTGAATCAGCGTGTGATCGACACCATCGGTTCGGCTGTCGATACCTCGTCGCTGAACATTTTCGTTAACGATGCCAGCAGCATGGATAACCCAACTGCAGGTGAGCAGACCGTCGAGCAAATCGAGTCCATGCCTGCCTTAGAAGTTCAGGATGCCGAGCCACGTCAGTTGTTCGTCGTGAGGGCAACGATTCCCTACAACGACATCGCCCTGGTTCCCATGCCTTTCATGAACGGAGTGATCCTCGGTGGGCAATCGTTTATGAGGCACGAGTAA